A window of the Nisaea acidiphila genome harbors these coding sequences:
- a CDS encoding YcjF family protein: protein MTAETEAVASEPAVANVSLRREQAKDIVAKYAAWSSAFGVLPIPFADIAGISGTQVAMVVALCKHYGVPFSKSWVRTILGAIVGGVAPWAVTSGVVTTFLKSVPGWGLGVGFVGMAGLSNIATRTIGKLFIEHFEAGGSLEDVDTDAMKESLSEEMKKKS, encoded by the coding sequence ATGACTGCAGAAACTGAAGCCGTCGCGTCCGAACCGGCCGTTGCCAACGTCTCGCTTCGCCGCGAGCAGGCCAAGGACATCGTTGCCAAATACGCCGCCTGGTCCTCGGCCTTCGGCGTGCTTCCGATCCCGTTCGCCGATATTGCCGGCATCTCCGGAACCCAGGTCGCCATGGTGGTTGCGCTCTGCAAGCACTACGGCGTGCCTTTCTCAAAGAGCTGGGTTCGCACCATTCTCGGCGCCATCGTCGGCGGCGTCGCGCCGTGGGCGGTGACCAGCGGCGTCGTCACCACCTTCCTCAAGTCCGTTCCGGGCTGGGGTCTCGGTGTCGGCTTCGTCGGGATGGCCGGACTTTCCAACATTGCGACCCGGACCATCGGGAAACTCTTCATCGAGCATTTCGAAGCCGGCGGATCGCTGGAAGATGTCGACACGGATGCGATGAAAGAGTCGCTTTCCGAAGAGATGAAGAAAAAGAGCTGA
- a CDS encoding ParA family protein, with the protein MAAKIISFVTMKGGSGKSTSAMCLGAYWHKAGKKVALIDADPAGTLVRWIEAGEDLAQLSAATAGPGTVEKQIDASRKTGADFIIIDTPGFQSDATDAAIRQADLLLIPMRPSPIDYQVAADTAEHVARLSDAPVRFVLNQTTRGSVIARHMRAQMEAAGLQPMAVEFPARVAYGEAALAGTTPSYYQPRGAAAAEIAEFAAETVKLLSRRRTKARKAGKAV; encoded by the coding sequence TTGGCAGCGAAGATCATTTCCTTCGTCACCATGAAGGGCGGCAGCGGGAAGAGCACGTCCGCGATGTGCCTCGGCGCCTATTGGCACAAGGCCGGAAAGAAGGTCGCCCTGATCGACGCCGACCCGGCCGGTACCCTCGTGCGCTGGATCGAGGCGGGCGAGGATCTGGCACAATTGTCCGCAGCGACCGCCGGTCCCGGCACGGTCGAGAAGCAGATCGACGCATCCCGGAAAACCGGCGCAGATTTCATCATCATCGATACACCCGGCTTCCAGTCCGACGCGACGGATGCCGCGATCCGGCAGGCCGACCTGCTGCTCATCCCCATGCGCCCGTCTCCGATCGACTATCAAGTGGCGGCCGATACGGCCGAGCATGTCGCCCGTCTGAGCGACGCGCCGGTGCGCTTCGTCCTCAATCAGACGACCCGCGGCAGCGTCATCGCCCGCCATATGCGGGCTCAGATGGAAGCGGCCGGACTTCAACCCATGGCGGTGGAATTTCCGGCCCGGGTAGCTTATGGTGAAGCCGCATTGGCGGGAACGACACCGAGCTATTATCAACCGCGCGGCGCGGCCGCTGCGGAAATCGCGGAATTCGCAGCCGAGACGGTCAAACTGCTGTCCCGGCGACGCACGAAAGCGAGAAAAGCGGGCAAGGCGGTATGA
- a CDS encoding non-ribosomal peptide synthetase has translation MSPDGLGDRLEFVLEPDLPLSTMQLGILAEQWMAPESTRYNVPVAFRVRRSIDLAVLRTALAWLADRHEVLRTVYRDGPDGPVQAIAETVPELLTVSSVDSADRLQEVARIEAGHVFNLKTDLPLHAVYVSAGQEDGALILVFHHIAVDGWSLRLLLDELAAAYRALAAGGAPDLPEPELQYADWGAWQQEELAKPAADDLRKAAVARLAAIEDDLGLPHRPEAKASPDNGAEMLPFELDGPSVARAEETARRLGVSLYTMLAGAYALVVGRFCDRDRLALGMPVALRDRSEVHGTAGCFVNTVAFAAEPRSDLERDGYLMRLRDAVVDALDAREIPFEQIMRGLAETRGDTAPAVRCFFNFDDAGIAPPELPGLTLEILDCDRGTAKFDLMMSMVRTGDGIRAGFDYALGVLPPEVARSVPDRFRKALDWLCAPESRPLAAYSPVTADERGRVIELGSGERQKVERTTLDAAVFANAEWEPDDIAITAPDGSLSFGAFAAAAEILAERLADSGIERGDRVLVLLPRSLALPVAMLGALRAGAAYVPVDPGVPEQRLKDIVEDAKPAALISAPATREMADRVLPEAAALFEAVGADFRKLRGSSPAVEPAPHGPDDLAYMIYTSGSTGKPKGVMVPHRGVMNYLAWTRDAYTIDEGDGTAVLTATAFDATVLSFWLPLVAGKPVHLLPEEGAVEELAERMAAGADYGFVKMTPAHLDLLAELKPVAAQKDGARMFVIGGEALAAASTEPWRRDAPGIRLMNEYGPTETVVGCTFHEADAKDGTAEPIGRAIWNTKLYVLDRNLDPLPAGMAGELCVGGAGVSWGYWRRPGLTAERFLADPFAEEPGARMYRTGDLVRWREDGALDYLGRADDQVKVRGFRIEPGEIEAGLRSLPGVQSAAVVTAGAGSEKRLVAFIAGEADPENCRSRLAALLPAHMVPEQIQKHLALPLTGSGKIDRKRLAALAAEAPVAAGANPQEGPEPEQCAALVELWRTLLKNQDADADTDFFQSGGTSLAAIRLIARLKRNFGVEPVFADLAAAPTPRTLAARLFGIAGASEPARLADVLDVVRTVLKQPDLAPDTDFFAAGGTSLAAIRIVARLRRSLGCEVANDVVHRGLTPRGIAALLDGTEMPVEDRGPEKVLPAGEMPVASPGEAQLWLEHTLGGEASAYVMQAAFRVALGDAPEAELAAAFDHLAARHPVLRTRYRGSADGAAVTVAEGANATIRLVDASGDDLELAVRSAARVDAERAFAIEKGETARLTFVPGTGTDGVLIFSLHHIVSDGTTLGLLLRDLTSLLNGEALPGDAIADYRAYAKWRAGRVRETEQTETDYWRRKLVNLPGALALPADWPRGPGHRPRGASAVLRIDPALTRRAEILAREQGGTLQGLIVSAYALFLHRLTGADDLVVGIPVSDRPEGFEEVAGLFLNTLPLRLSVDGAETGDALLGQVREGMTELLSHSGLPLARIVEAVNPAREAGRTPLLQTVLDWREAATGDGLAAEAVALPVATAPFDLAASLARDAGGGITGGFIYDETLLDEATVEAWTRSFVCLFQGLVHCLGEATGSLSAVADDDLPRAVLRGAEPGAVPELGDLLARSLADHAERPALELNGETVSYGALAERARSVTPGPDGIALVETDDPVERVVQALAALLSGKVLALVDPALPDARKEQMCRTLVEVHSDSGGAYAQFTSGSTGVPKAALLTRPGLANLVRTIGRDLGIEPGSRVLQLAAPAFDAWVWEVFTTLGSGGTLVLAEREDLQAGAPLVATLKTSRISHVTITPSALAALGTKAFPDLVTVVAAGEPLTADLADRWAPGRRLFNAYGPCETTVCATHGLCLPGSAPDIGTPIDGMSVTVADRYGHPSISGAVGEIVIGGIGVGSGYIGDAEASAERFVTGPDGARCYRTGDMARVTAAGRIQFVGREDRQVKIRGVRIEMDEVEQALRAVPGVEQVAVRTVADADGRMALAAWITGPLPGAAGAVRKALGERLPETMLPAFLTVLESMPMTVTGKIDRKALALPEIAGAEESEAPRSELEAEILDIFREVLSLSERPGRTRNFFTLGGHSLLAVRLAARLGEKLDCKLPLPLVFANPTAAGLAWLVTDRSGHMQPCLLRTLRDGTEPAAFLVHPVDGSGAVYQSLADGWEPGRRIAAVEQGSGFETFEVQIDAYAEAISRTAEADAVIRLAGWSLGALIAAGIAERLRAAGRDVRLVLLDAAVPEGESAGIDAVEIEAAAAEAGADAEIVRRARDNVRIAGTHRFERIAGPAALVRATGTERPGKDAGLGWATVFERLTVREIEGTHQNLLREGDLAALAHLIELLWHEQGEH, from the coding sequence ATGAGCCCCGACGGCCTCGGAGACAGACTGGAATTCGTTCTCGAACCGGACCTGCCGCTTTCGACAATGCAGCTCGGCATTCTCGCCGAGCAATGGATGGCGCCGGAGAGCACCCGGTACAACGTGCCGGTCGCTTTCCGGGTCCGGAGAAGCATCGATCTTGCGGTCTTGAGGACCGCGCTCGCCTGGCTTGCCGATCGACATGAGGTATTGCGCACGGTCTATCGCGACGGTCCCGACGGCCCGGTGCAGGCGATCGCCGAAACGGTGCCGGAACTCCTGACCGTGAGCTCCGTCGACAGCGCGGACCGGCTTCAGGAAGTGGCGCGGATAGAGGCGGGACATGTTTTCAATCTCAAGACCGATCTGCCGCTGCACGCGGTCTATGTCTCGGCCGGGCAGGAAGACGGCGCGCTGATTCTGGTCTTTCACCATATCGCCGTCGACGGGTGGAGCCTGCGCCTGCTGCTGGATGAGCTTGCCGCTGCCTACCGCGCGTTAGCCGCCGGCGGGGCGCCGGACCTGCCGGAGCCCGAACTGCAATACGCCGATTGGGGTGCCTGGCAGCAGGAGGAGCTTGCAAAGCCCGCGGCCGACGACCTTCGAAAGGCCGCTGTCGCGCGTCTCGCGGCCATTGAAGACGATCTCGGACTGCCGCACCGTCCCGAGGCGAAGGCATCGCCGGACAACGGTGCCGAGATGCTGCCGTTCGAGCTGGACGGTCCGAGCGTGGCCCGGGCCGAGGAAACTGCGCGGCGGCTCGGGGTCAGCCTCTACACAATGCTTGCGGGAGCGTACGCGCTTGTCGTCGGGCGGTTCTGCGATCGGGACCGGCTCGCGCTCGGCATGCCGGTGGCGCTACGCGACCGGAGCGAGGTGCACGGAACGGCGGGCTGTTTCGTCAACACAGTCGCCTTCGCCGCCGAACCCAGATCCGATCTGGAGCGCGACGGTTACCTCATGCGTCTCCGCGACGCGGTGGTCGATGCGCTGGATGCCCGGGAGATTCCCTTCGAGCAGATCATGCGCGGCCTCGCCGAGACGCGCGGGGACACGGCTCCGGCTGTCCGCTGTTTCTTCAATTTCGACGATGCCGGGATCGCGCCGCCGGAACTTCCGGGCCTGACGCTGGAGATCCTCGATTGCGATCGGGGGACAGCGAAGTTCGACCTGATGATGTCCATGGTGCGTACCGGGGACGGTATCCGCGCCGGGTTCGATTACGCGCTCGGTGTGTTGCCGCCGGAAGTCGCCCGTTCGGTCCCGGACAGGTTCCGCAAGGCGCTCGACTGGCTCTGCGCGCCGGAGTCCCGTCCGCTGGCCGCATATTCGCCTGTAACGGCGGACGAGCGCGGGCGTGTCATCGAGCTCGGTAGCGGGGAAAGGCAAAAGGTGGAGCGGACGACGCTGGATGCGGCCGTCTTCGCGAATGCCGAGTGGGAGCCGGACGACATCGCCATAACGGCACCGGACGGATCGCTCAGTTTCGGCGCTTTCGCCGCGGCGGCGGAGATCCTCGCGGAACGGTTGGCGGATAGCGGCATTGAGCGCGGCGACCGAGTCCTGGTTCTGCTGCCGCGCTCGCTGGCCCTGCCTGTGGCGATGCTCGGCGCCCTCCGGGCGGGGGCGGCCTACGTGCCGGTCGATCCCGGTGTCCCGGAACAGCGGCTGAAGGACATCGTCGAGGATGCGAAGCCGGCCGCGCTGATTTCCGCGCCAGCGACGCGGGAGATGGCCGACAGGGTCCTGCCGGAAGCAGCGGCCCTTTTTGAGGCGGTGGGCGCAGACTTTCGCAAGCTGCGCGGAAGCAGCCCGGCTGTTGAGCCGGCGCCTCATGGCCCGGACGATCTCGCCTATATGATCTACACCTCCGGCTCCACCGGAAAGCCGAAGGGCGTGATGGTGCCGCACCGGGGCGTGATGAACTACCTCGCCTGGACGCGCGATGCCTATACGATCGACGAGGGCGACGGCACGGCGGTGCTGACCGCCACCGCCTTCGACGCGACGGTCCTCTCCTTCTGGTTGCCGCTGGTCGCGGGTAAGCCTGTGCATTTGCTGCCCGAGGAAGGCGCGGTCGAGGAGCTGGCGGAGCGGATGGCCGCCGGGGCGGATTACGGCTTCGTCAAGATGACGCCGGCCCATCTCGACCTTCTGGCGGAGCTGAAGCCGGTCGCGGCCCAGAAGGACGGTGCCCGTATGTTCGTTATCGGTGGCGAGGCACTGGCGGCCGCCTCGACGGAACCATGGCGGCGGGACGCACCGGGCATCCGGCTGATGAACGAGTACGGCCCGACCGAGACCGTGGTCGGCTGCACGTTCCATGAGGCAGACGCCAAAGACGGAACGGCCGAGCCGATCGGCCGGGCGATCTGGAACACGAAGCTCTATGTCCTCGACCGTAATCTCGACCCGCTCCCTGCCGGCATGGCGGGGGAACTTTGTGTCGGCGGCGCCGGTGTCTCCTGGGGGTACTGGCGGCGGCCGGGGCTGACCGCGGAGCGTTTCCTCGCCGATCCCTTCGCGGAAGAGCCCGGCGCCCGGATGTATCGCACCGGCGATCTCGTACGCTGGCGTGAAGACGGCGCGCTCGATTATCTCGGCCGTGCGGACGATCAGGTAAAGGTGCGCGGCTTCCGTATCGAGCCGGGCGAGATCGAGGCCGGCCTCAGGTCGCTCCCGGGCGTGCAGAGCGCGGCGGTGGTCACGGCCGGCGCGGGCAGCGAAAAGCGGCTGGTGGCGTTCATCGCCGGCGAGGCCGATCCGGAGAACTGCCGCTCCCGGCTCGCCGCGCTGCTGCCGGCGCATATGGTGCCGGAGCAGATCCAGAAGCATCTCGCCCTGCCGCTGACCGGAAGCGGCAAGATCGACCGCAAGCGCCTCGCCGCGCTGGCGGCGGAGGCGCCGGTTGCCGCCGGCGCCAACCCGCAAGAGGGACCGGAACCCGAGCAATGCGCGGCGTTGGTCGAGCTCTGGCGGACCTTGCTGAAGAACCAGGACGCGGATGCGGATACCGATTTCTTCCAGAGCGGCGGCACCTCGCTGGCGGCGATCCGGCTGATCGCCCGGCTGAAGCGGAATTTCGGCGTGGAGCCGGTCTTCGCCGATCTCGCCGCCGCGCCGACCCCGCGCACGCTTGCGGCGAGACTGTTCGGGATTGCCGGCGCGTCGGAACCCGCGCGGCTCGCGGATGTGCTGGACGTCGTCCGCACCGTTTTGAAGCAGCCGGATCTTGCGCCGGATACGGATTTTTTCGCCGCTGGTGGAACCTCCCTCGCCGCGATCCGGATCGTCGCGCGGCTGAGACGCTCGCTCGGCTGCGAGGTGGCGAACGACGTGGTGCATCGCGGCCTGACCCCGCGTGGCATCGCCGCGCTGCTGGACGGAACGGAAATGCCCGTCGAAGATCGCGGTCCCGAGAAAGTCTTGCCAGCGGGCGAGATGCCGGTCGCCTCTCCCGGCGAGGCACAGCTCTGGCTCGAGCATACGCTCGGCGGTGAGGCGAGCGCCTATGTCATGCAGGCGGCTTTCCGTGTCGCACTCGGCGACGCGCCCGAGGCAGAGCTTGCCGCGGCCTTCGATCATCTCGCGGCGCGGCATCCCGTGCTGCGCACGCGGTACCGTGGATCCGCCGATGGCGCGGCGGTGACGGTCGCGGAGGGCGCCAATGCCACAATCCGTCTCGTCGATGCGAGTGGAGACGATCTCGAGCTGGCCGTTCGGTCGGCGGCCCGCGTGGATGCCGAGCGCGCCTTTGCGATCGAGAAGGGCGAGACGGCGCGCCTGACCTTTGTCCCCGGAACCGGGACGGATGGCGTCCTCATATTTTCGTTACATCACATCGTCTCCGACGGGACCACGCTGGGCTTGCTGCTACGGGACCTGACGTCGCTGCTGAATGGCGAGGCGCTTCCGGGCGACGCGATCGCCGATTATCGCGCCTACGCAAAATGGCGCGCCGGCCGGGTCCGGGAGACGGAGCAGACCGAGACCGATTACTGGCGCCGCAAACTCGTGAACTTGCCGGGTGCGCTGGCCTTACCGGCGGACTGGCCGAGAGGCCCGGGCCACCGCCCGCGTGGTGCGTCGGCGGTGCTGCGGATCGACCCGGCCCTGACCCGTCGCGCCGAGATACTCGCGCGGGAGCAGGGCGGTACGCTCCAGGGACTGATTGTTTCCGCCTACGCCCTGTTCTTGCATCGCCTGACAGGTGCGGACGACCTCGTTGTCGGCATCCCGGTCAGCGACCGGCCGGAGGGGTTCGAGGAGGTTGCCGGCCTCTTCCTCAACACGCTTCCGCTCCGGCTGAGCGTGGATGGCGCGGAGACCGGCGATGCCTTGCTCGGACAGGTCCGCGAGGGCATGACCGAACTTCTCAGCCATTCGGGCCTTCCGCTCGCCCGGATCGTCGAGGCGGTCAATCCGGCGCGCGAGGCCGGGCGCACGCCGTTGCTGCAGACCGTGCTCGACTGGCGGGAGGCCGCGACCGGCGACGGGCTCGCGGCGGAGGCAGTCGCGCTGCCGGTGGCGACGGCGCCGTTCGACCTCGCCGCCAGTCTCGCGCGGGATGCCGGGGGCGGAATTACCGGCGGCTTCATCTATGACGAGACATTGCTCGACGAGGCGACTGTCGAGGCCTGGACCCGGTCTTTCGTGTGTCTCTTCCAAGGTCTTGTGCATTGCCTCGGAGAGGCAACCGGATCGCTCTCCGCGGTGGCTGACGATGATCTTCCGCGCGCGGTCCTGCGTGGGGCGGAACCGGGCGCGGTTCCTGAACTCGGCGATCTGCTGGCGCGAAGCCTTGCCGATCATGCGGAGCGTCCGGCGCTGGAGCTGAATGGCGAAACGGTGAGTTATGGCGCACTTGCCGAACGCGCCCGGTCCGTGACGCCGGGGCCGGACGGCATCGCGCTCGTGGAAACGGACGATCCCGTCGAACGGGTCGTTCAGGCGCTCGCGGCCTTGCTCTCGGGCAAGGTTCTGGCGCTCGTCGATCCGGCGCTTCCCGATGCGCGAAAGGAACAGATGTGCCGGACTCTGGTGGAGGTGCACTCGGACAGCGGTGGTGCTTACGCCCAGTTCACAAGCGGCTCGACCGGGGTGCCGAAAGCGGCGCTTTTGACCCGTCCGGGGCTCGCCAATCTCGTCCGGACGATCGGCCGGGATCTCGGAATCGAACCCGGCAGCCGCGTTCTGCAGCTCGCGGCGCCTGCTTTCGATGCGTGGGTCTGGGAGGTTTTCACGACGCTCGGTTCCGGTGGAACGCTGGTGTTGGCAGAGCGCGAGGACCTGCAGGCCGGCGCGCCGCTCGTCGCCACCCTGAAAACGTCCCGCATCAGCCATGTCACCATCACGCCTTCGGCCCTTGCAGCGCTCGGAACCAAAGCTTTTCCGGATCTCGTGACGGTGGTTGCAGCGGGCGAGCCTCTGACGGCTGACCTTGCGGATCGCTGGGCGCCCGGGCGGCGCCTGTTCAATGCCTACGGGCCATGTGAGACAACGGTCTGCGCGACGCATGGACTCTGCCTGCCCGGAAGCGCACCGGATATCGGCACGCCGATCGACGGTATGTCGGTGACCGTAGCGGACCGATACGGTCATCCTTCCATCTCCGGCGCTGTGGGCGAGATCGTCATCGGCGGAATCGGTGTCGGGAGTGGATATATCGGCGATGCTGAGGCCTCGGCGGAGCGCTTTGTCACCGGCCCCGACGGGGCCCGCTGCTACCGCACGGGCGATATGGCGCGGGTGACCGCCGCCGGCCGGATCCAATTTGTCGGACGCGAAGACCGGCAGGTAAAAATCCGCGGCGTCAGGATAGAGATGGATGAGGTCGAGCAGGCGCTACGTGCCGTTCCCGGTGTGGAGCAGGTTGCGGTGCGTACAGTGGCGGATGCGGACGGACGCATGGCCCTCGCCGCCTGGATCACCGGCCCGCTTCCGGGTGCTGCGGGCGCGGTTCGCAAGGCGCTCGGCGAACGGCTTCCGGAGACCATGCTACCGGCCTTCCTCACAGTTCTCGAGAGCATGCCGATGACCGTCACCGGCAAGATCGACCGCAAGGCGCTCGCCCTGCCGGAGATCGCCGGGGCCGAGGAGAGCGAGGCGCCGCGCTCGGAACTGGAAGCCGAGATCCTCGATATTTTCCGGGAAGTTCTGTCGCTGTCCGAGCGGCCGGGCCGGACGCGGAACTTCTTCACCCTTGGCGGACATTCGCTGCTGGCAGTGCGTCTCGCGGCGCGGCTTGGAGAGAAGCTTGATTGCAAGCTGCCTCTGCCGCTGGTCTTCGCCAACCCGACGGCGGCAGGCCTCGCCTGGCTTGTTACCGACCGGTCAGGGCACATGCAGCCTTGCCTGTTGAGGACGCTTCGGGACGGTACGGAACCCGCTGCTTTCCTTGTCCATCCGGTCGACGGTTCAGGCGCTGTCTATCAGAGCCTCGCCGACGGTTGGGAGCCGGGACGCCGTATCGCCGCAGTCGAACAGGGATCCGGGTTCGAGACATTCGAGGTCCAGATCGACGCCTATGCGGAAGCGATATCGAGAACTGCCGAAGCGGATGCGGTGATCCGTCTCGCGGGCTGGTCCCTCGGAGCGCTGATCGCGGCCGGAATTGCGGAAAGGTTGCGTGCGGCCGGGAGGGATGTGAGGCTGGTGCTCTTGGATGCCGCCGTACCCGAGGGGGAAAGTGCCGGGATCGACGCCGTGGAAATCGAAGCGGCCGCGGCGGAAGCCGGTGCCGATGCGGAGATTGTCCGCCGCGCCCGGGACAATGTTCGCATCGCCGGAACGCACCGGTTCGAGCGGATCGCGGGACCTGCGGCACTTGTCAGGGCGACCGGTACGGAACGTCCCGGGAAAGATGCGGGGCTCGGTTGGGCGACGGTTTTCGAACGCCTCACCGTTAGAGAGATTGAGGGGACACACCAGAATTTGCTGCGCGAAGGAGACCTCGCGGCGCTGGCGCATTTGATCGAATTGCTTTGGCACGAGCAAGGGGAGCACTAG
- a CDS encoding TauD/TfdA family dioxygenase, with amino-acid sequence MATLDGTVRKLFEGEDFAVIVEADGSSNSAAAWVSANLAGIEELAHQHPVVVLRNIGLSDETGFPPVRDLLVGRPANYVYRSTPRTEVLEGVLTATEYPASEEILMHCENAYQRDWPLRLIFCCTKPAETGGQTPVADVRKVTRTLGEEILDKVEQRGIRYIRNYHEGFDLDWRTVFQTEDKGEVERFCRENDIAFEWTPDGHLKTAQTCQGTARHPVTGERLWFNQAHLFHASALGEDVLEDLTDIFGEDGLPRDARYGDGTPIEPEVLEKVRAAFQNEARQFDWQAGDVMLVDNMLASHARRPFTGSRRVLVSMGRMHSELEQVAGAAE; translated from the coding sequence ATGGCAACGCTGGACGGAACTGTCAGGAAATTGTTCGAGGGCGAGGATTTCGCCGTCATCGTCGAAGCGGACGGAAGCAGTAACAGCGCGGCCGCGTGGGTCTCGGCCAATCTCGCCGGGATCGAGGAGCTCGCGCATCAACACCCGGTGGTCGTGCTGCGCAATATCGGTCTCTCCGACGAAACCGGCTTCCCACCGGTCCGCGACCTGCTGGTCGGCCGGCCGGCGAATTACGTCTACCGCTCGACACCGCGTACCGAGGTGCTGGAAGGCGTGCTGACCGCGACCGAGTATCCGGCGAGCGAAGAAATCCTGATGCATTGCGAGAATGCCTATCAGCGTGATTGGCCGCTGAGGCTTATTTTCTGCTGCACCAAGCCGGCCGAGACCGGCGGGCAGACACCGGTGGCGGACGTGCGTAAGGTGACTCGGACGCTCGGCGAGGAGATCCTCGACAAGGTCGAGCAGCGCGGTATCCGCTACATTCGGAACTATCACGAGGGCTTCGATCTCGACTGGAGGACCGTGTTCCAGACCGAGGACAAGGGCGAGGTCGAGCGCTTCTGCCGGGAGAACGATATTGCGTTTGAATGGACCCCGGACGGGCATTTGAAAACCGCGCAGACCTGCCAGGGAACGGCGCGCCATCCGGTGACCGGCGAGCGGCTCTGGTTCAACCAGGCGCATCTCTTCCATGCCTCCGCGCTCGGCGAGGACGTGCTGGAGGACCTGACGGATATCTTCGGCGAGGACGGCCTGCCGCGCGACGCCCGGTACGGCGACGGCACGCCGATCGAGCCGGAGGTACTGGAGAAGGTCCGCGCGGCCTTTCAGAACGAGGCCCGGCAATTCGACTGGCAGGCGGGCGACGTCATGCTGGTCGACAATATGCTCGCCTCTCATGCGCGCCGGCCCTTCACTGGCTCGCGCCGGGTACTGGTCAGCATGGGGCGGATGCATTCCGAGCTGGAGCAGGTCGCCGGCGCGGCCGAGTAA
- a CDS encoding RiPP maturation radical SAM C-methyltransferase, giving the protein MRIALVNMPFSSLQIPSIALHQLETVVREKFADAETSVHYLNHDFGALVGPDLYAWISESLAGHTCGFGEWLFRHAAFPEHGDNTEAYFARYLHHFGEAQVERYHRELAPVRADLPRILDEMIETHGLADADIVGLTSMFFQNMPSFALARQLKETGSKALVLMGGANCEGNMGIEIVNNVPWLDYVFSGHALVNFPKFLTAFRTGETEAMSKIDGIFSRANSRSITALAPAVKASRPSDAKAELQVDGIKVDGPERSLNSDVPLDYEVYLESYQRHFGDHRADEVELLFETSRGCWWGEKAHCTFCGLNGATMKFREMGVDLARKTIQEMVDKYADRVTRFASVDNIIPKSYTDDLLPELDVPGHVTLFYEVKADLSREQLKTLAKARVVEVQPGVESIATETLKLMRKGTTAFNNIRFLSDCAAEGVKPVWNLLVGFPGESAETFEMYRANLPRLTHLPPPSGVFPVRFDRFSPYFTQADSFGLDLEPLDYHELNYPFPEEVVWNMAYYFRDRNIDAPYQVDLAEHLAHLRDAVTKWRARWESEAGAPRLRLIEDDYGWLVEDQRTGHKVEHELDDPDVELLRALETPQSLAKMRETNADSLGYLQELGLLFEERGRVMSLVMEGTRHGLDAGLHTFAGSKGRAENAALGLTF; this is encoded by the coding sequence ATGCGCATCGCGCTCGTCAACATGCCGTTCTCGTCGCTGCAGATCCCGTCGATCGCGCTGCATCAGCTCGAAACCGTGGTCCGGGAGAAATTCGCCGACGCCGAAACCAGTGTGCATTACCTGAACCACGATTTCGGCGCGCTGGTCGGTCCGGACCTCTATGCCTGGATCTCGGAGAGCCTCGCCGGCCATACCTGCGGTTTCGGCGAGTGGCTGTTCCGCCATGCCGCCTTCCCCGAGCACGGCGACAATACCGAGGCCTATTTCGCCCGCTACCTGCATCATTTCGGCGAGGCGCAGGTCGAGCGCTACCACCGCGAGCTGGCGCCGGTGAGGGCCGACCTTCCGCGCATCCTGGACGAGATGATCGAGACCCACGGCCTGGCGGATGCGGACATCGTCGGCCTGACCTCGATGTTCTTCCAGAACATGCCGAGCTTCGCCTTGGCGCGGCAGCTGAAAGAAACAGGCTCAAAGGCGTTGGTCTTGATGGGCGGCGCCAATTGCGAAGGCAACATGGGCATCGAGATCGTCAATAACGTGCCCTGGCTCGACTATGTCTTCTCCGGCCACGCGCTGGTGAACTTTCCGAAGTTCCTGACCGCTTTCCGCACCGGAGAGACCGAGGCGATGTCGAAGATCGACGGCATCTTCAGCCGCGCCAATAGCCGTTCCATCACGGCGCTCGCCCCGGCGGTGAAAGCCAGTCGCCCGAGCGACGCCAAGGCGGAGCTGCAAGTCGACGGCATCAAGGTGGACGGGCCGGAGCGCTCGCTCAACAGTGACGTGCCGCTCGATTACGAGGTCTATCTCGAGTCCTACCAGCGTCATTTCGGCGACCATCGGGCGGACGAGGTGGAGCTCCTGTTCGAGACCTCGCGCGGCTGCTGGTGGGGCGAGAAGGCGCATTGCACCTTCTGCGGGCTCAACGGTGCGACCATGAAGTTCCGAGAGATGGGGGTCGATCTCGCGCGCAAGACGATTCAGGAGATGGTCGATAAATACGCCGACCGGGTGACCCGCTTCGCCAGCGTCGACAACATCATCCCGAAATCCTACACCGACGACCTGTTGCCGGAACTGGATGTGCCGGGCCACGTGACCCTGTTCTACGAGGTGAAGGCGGACCTGTCGCGTGAGCAGCTGAAGACCTTGGCGAAAGCGCGGGTGGTCGAAGTGCAGCCGGGCGTCGAGTCCATCGCGACGGAAACCTTGAAGCTGATGCGCAAGGGGACGACCGCCTTCAACAATATCCGATTCCTGTCGGACTGCGCGGCGGAGGGCGTGAAGCCGGTCTGGAACCTGCTAGTCGGGTTCCCCGGAGAATCTGCCGAAACCTTCGAAATGTACCGTGCGAACCTGCCGCGTCTGACCCACTTGCCGCCGCCCTCCGGAGTCTTTCCGGTGCGGTTCGACCGTTTCAGCCCCTATTTCACCCAGGCGGATTCGTTCGGCCTCGATCTCGAGCCGCTGGACTACCATGAGCTGAACTATCCCTTCCCGGAAGAGGTGGTCTGGAACATGGCCTACTATTTCCGCGACCGGAACATAGATGCGCCCTATCAGGTCGACCTCGCCGAGCATCTGGCGCATCTGCGAGACGCGGTGACGAAGTGGCGTGCCCGCTGGGAGTCGGAGGCTGGCGCGCCGCGTCTGCGCCTGATCGAGGACGATTACGGCTGGCTGGTCGAAGACCAGCGCACCGGACACAAGGTCGAGCACGAGTTGGACGATCCGGACGTTGAATTGCTGCGGGCGCTGGAAACGCCGCAATCGCTCGCCAAAATGCGGGAGACGAATGCGGACAGTCTCGGTTATTTGCAGGAACTGGGGCTCCTGTTCGAGGAGCGGGGGCGGGTGATGTCGCTCGTTATGGAGGGCACGCGGCACGGCCTCGATGCCGGGCTTCACACATTCGCGGGCTCCAAGGGACGGGCGGAGAATGCGGCGCTCGGCCTGACCTTCTGA